Below is a genomic region from Borreliella mayonii.
ATTTTATTGACAAAAATCTTAGTTTTTGCTATCATACATCTAATTTAATAAAGAGAAGTAAAAAGGTGTGTGATTTAAGAAAAACAAAACTAATAGATAAAATAAGTTCACTAGAACTATACAAATACTCAATATTTTTTAGAAATTACATTGAAAATGTAGCAGAAGATTGCCTCAAGAACGGACTTGTTCTTGAGAGCGCTGACCACAATGTTAGTGAAGCTGAACTTGCTAGGTTAAAGGTACAGCTTAAAAATGCTCTACTTAATTGTATTATAAGCTACCGTTTTCATGGGATTGGCTATGTTTTAGTAAAAACCAAAGATACCCTAATAGATCTTGAACAACCTGTTAATATAGAATTACCTATTGGTTTTGAATACCTTGATTATGAATATGTAAGAGATTTGGGAGTTGATTTTGATCATATAACCTATAAAGTAAAATCCAACAATAAGAACAATTCTTTAGACGCAGTTAAAATACATAAAAGTCGACTTATCATATATGAAAACTTTGATTATATCTTGAAAAGATATGTTCCGTGTTATACCGAAAGCTTTTTGCTAGATATTTATTTATTTGAAAAGATATACGTTGAAATAGAAAGACGTATTGAAAACCACAATTTTTTGTTTTACAAAGATGAATCTTTAGTACAACTACAAGACGCACTTTCTAGCGCAACAACTTCTTTAAGTATACTTACTCATAGCAATAATGATAGGGGAAGTGGCATTTTATCTTCTTTTTTGAGAAAACAAAATTCAAACAATCATAGTAAAGATATTTCTAATTTAAGAAACCTTAATGACTCATTAGCACAGGAACTTGCTAGGCTAAAAAGCAATCTAAATAATGAGGGAATGTTTTATACGGCTACTCCTAGTGCTAGTTTAGAGGTTGTTAAATACGATCTTAGCTACTTAAAGGAGGCTTTGGCGTTAATTAAAGCGAAAATTGGCGCTGATACTAAAGAACCACTAACTAGAAGTTTCAATGAGCAGGCTAAAGGGCTGGGAAATGATGGTAAAGGGGATAGGAGTAATTATTACGATTTTTTAAAAGGTGTACAAGAACAAGTTGAGAACTCTTGTAACTTAAAACTTACAAAGTATTTCGGGCTTGATATGAAGTTTAATTCGCTGATTATGTTAAGTGAAGAACAAAAAGTGGAAAGAGATATAAAGCTAATTGAGCTTTACAGTAAATATAACCAGCTTATACAAAGCAGTTCCTTTAATAATGAGGAGCTAGCGATGTTAAAAGAAAAATTATTCTCATTTTGAGAAAAGGAGCTAAAAAGTGATTGAAAAGGAAGAAAAAAAAGTAATTGAGGCACAAGTAAAAGAGGAGTCTCAAATTAAATCTGATACTAAGGTTATAAGTGCTGGGGAATTTGAAAGGTATATGTGCCTTAAAGAGCAAACAGATAATGTAAACCCCTAAAGAGGTAAGGCGTGATGAGTATAAATGAGCGAATAACAAAAGAACTTGCAGAAGTTGAAGAGCGAGAGCGTGTTGAAAAGCAATTGTTACTAGAGGCTGAGCGAATTAATGAAATTGATACGCTTGCAAAAGCGCATCTTAGCAACCATTTTAACAAGGAAATGTTACTTGCAAAGGGATACACTCTAAAAGACATTATGCAAGCACAGCGTAGAGAGCTTGTTCGCAAGTTTGTTCCAATTGAGCAAATTAAAGCTATTGCTAAAGCGTCAGATATAAGTCATATCGATGGAGAGATACTAGAACAACTTGTTTCTTTAGCAAAAGTGAATATTAAATTAAGAAAAAATGCGATTAGCAATTCTTCTTCTGTCGACTCTATTAAGGGCAATATTATTACCAAATCAGAAGATAGGGCAAGTTTGCTTGATTCTAATTTTGTGCCAATTAATTTTACAGAATTTGTACAAGCGATAAGCAATACTTACAAACAAAGACGAATTCAATTTTATGAAAATCTAAAAAGACATAAAAGAACAAGTATTGCTTAAAGGAGTTTTTAATGAGCGATGTTATTACAAAAATAAAAGAAGAGTTTGATAAAAAAGTTGCAGAAATTAAAGCATTAATGAAAAATCCCCAACAAGACGCGGGGCTGCTTAGCAATTCTATTGAATTTAGAGACAAAACCCTAATTTTTTCAAATTCTGATGGAGTGTGCACTAGCAGTAAAGACAAAATAGAAAATTATCCTTCTAAAGGGTATCCGTATAAGCGAGGAGTAAAACTTAGTTTTGGTGATGGTACAACAGAACTAGAAGTTGAGGCTGGAGGTGGAGACGATTTATATGGAGTGTGCTCTGATATAGATGAATTTAGCGGTATGGCAACTGTAGTTCCAATTACAAATAACTTCACGGGGTATTTAACGCTTAAGAAGGATGGACAAAATGGTGTAAATCCAGGAGATAAATTAAATTTTAACCAACATGGGGAACTTGAAAAAACCACTGGGGCTCAAAAATCTGTTAATGCAATAGCGCTTTCAAAGGCACACAAGTTGACTGAAGATTTATTTATAGTGCTTGCTAGTGTATTTGGGAATAGAGCAATAAAAGGGTAATAAATTATGGTTTTAAAAGGTAACGGGCAAGTTGAAAATCTTGACGCTGTTGAGGACCCACAGTTAGATTTAGAGGCACAAGTTCCCGATGCTCCTAGGGCTAAACGGCAAGCAAGACAAGCTGAAGATGCACAATTAAAAGACCCATATTTGGATGCAATTGACGAACTCGATGATATCCTTTTGAAATTCAAGAAATATGTAAAATCTATGAGTTCAATTGAAAATAAGGTTTTTAGTAGTTCAAGTAGCTGTTTTAAATCAAAGAATGAGCGAATTGATGCATATTCATTTGCATGTTCAAGTTATACAGACAAGCTAGAGGAGTATCTTTACGATCCAGCAAATAGTTTTCCATATAAGCGTGGGGTTAAACTTGTTCCGAAAGAGAACTCTATATATGTGGAAGTTGGAGCTGATACTGATATGTATGGGATATGTGTAGATGTATGTGAGTTTAGTTGTACCGCGTATGTATTGCCGATTACTAACAATTTTGAAGGGTACCTTGTTACAAGAAATCCCAGCATAAAAATAGGAGAAATATTGGATATAAATAACAATGGGGTTATTATCAAGGCTGGTGGTGGGCCACCAACCGTAATTAATGCCTATGCCTTATCTGATTCATTTACAATCAATTTCGCACCTGAAGATGGAAATCAAGATCAAGCTAGATATCCCAAGCAAGAGTATTCTATTAATTTGATAAAAGTTGCAATTTTTGGCAATAGAGGCCTTGAGAAAACAGTAACACCTGAAGCTGGTGGTTAAGCCTTGGGCGAATAAAAGGAGGTAAATAAATGGGAGATACAACGCAATTAGTAAAAGAGTATCAAGAGAAAAGAAGTAAACTTGAAAAGTTTATGAAAAATCCACAACATGATGCTAGTTTGCTTAGCAATTCTATTGAATTTAGAGACAAAAACGTGCAATTTTTTGCTTCTGGAGGCACTAAAACTAGTAAGTTTGACAAATTGGAAAATCATCCATTTTCTGGATATCCATACAAGCGCGGAGTAAAGAGGGTTATTCAAGAGGCACAAGAAAATCAAATTCACTATGAGCCTCATGTTGAGGCTGGAGGTGGTGAAGAGTTATATGGAATATGCATTGATATAGATGAGTTTAGTAAAACAGCTACTATTGTACCAATTACCAATAATTTTAAGGGCTATTTAGTAGCAAAAGATTCTAGTGTTAAAGCAAAAGATAAGCTTGTTTTCAATAAAGATGGTGCCCTTGAAAAGGTTATTGGAGCGTCAAATAAAGCAACTATTAATGCAACAGCATTGACTGATGCGAAACAAATTAGCAATGAAGTTTATTTGGTAAAAGTAGCGGTATTTGGAAATAAAGCTGTAAGTAAAAATTAATGATATTTGGGAGGATTTAATATGGAATTATTTGATGAAAATTATTATGCAAAAGCTGTGGCTAATATTATAGGAGAAGTTAAAGATCCTATTATGTATAAATGGTTTTCACCTGATCAAATTGAAGATGTTGATCTGCAAATGGGATATCAAAAAACCGTAAAATGGGACGCATTTTTAAATGCTAATCCTACAACAATTGCCAATGAAGTTAATACTATCTCAACTATTGGCTTTAGTTCTGAAGTGGTAAGACTTAATTATTTAAAATTACAATACAAATTCAGACATTTAAAGCAGACATCTGAGAAATTTTATACTTCAGACTCATATATTGGGGACATTAATAATAATTTACTGCCCTTTGCTCAAGCTTATAAGCTTGCAAGCAGTGAAATTATTAAACTTATTAATCACTTTGTACTAACGGGTACTGTTTCAATTCAAAAAGATGGGAAAAATCAAAAACGCCTACTTCCTAATATGTATGGACTTCTTAATATGCCTGAGCAGATAAAAGAAGAGGTTACTAGTGGCGATAAAGACAAAATGGATAAAATCTTTGAAAAGATTGAGGCGGGACTTTCAAAGTTAGAACTAGGAGACGAATTTTCCACACCCATGATGGTAATAGTTGACCCAGTAACTTCATTAAAATTAGTAAAACCATACGCAGCAGCACAGGGTGCAGCAAGTAGCTGTGAAAAATGGGAAGATGTTTTGATTCAGACCATTAAGGCTATTAATAATAGAGAAGATGTTTATATTGAAACTTCAAACTTGCTAAAACATAAAATACTCATTTATCCACTAAATTCTGAGCTTATTAAATTTAAGCCTAGTAAGTATATGCTACCTACACCGAATGAACAAGTGGATAAAGACTCAACCGATATTGCTCATTCATATATTGATTTTGTTTTAGGCGGGTTACTTGCTACTAGAAAAACTATTTTGCAAGTTAACATAAAACAAAGTTAAAAGTATAAGGTAAGTGAAAATGAGTGAACAAGAAAACTTACAAGCGCAAGTTGAAGGAGAAGAAGAGCTTTTAGCAACAAAACTTCATTCAGAAGTTTTGTTGCTATTGGGAATAGACCAATTTGCACTAAGCAGGCAAAATTTTCTACTGCATTTATCTTTACTTCAAGCTATTCTAGTAACGCGCGGTATTGATGCTAGTTCACTTACATATGAACAAATATTTTTACTTACTTTCTACCATATGGGTTGTCAATTAAGAAAACAGGGAGTTGTTCGAGAATTTGAATTTGATAGGATCAAAAAAGAGAAATTCAATGAACTTGAACTTGATTATTATCCTATCAGTAGTGGGGGCGAAGAAGGTGGTGAGGGGGGTTGTGGATCAAACAAGAATTTTTGTTCACAACTTGATGCATTTTTAGAAAAATTAAAAAGAGAAACCTCAACGCCATCTTGTGTGGGGGTTGTCTAATGAATGGTGTTAGAAAAAGACTTTCAGATATGTCCTTTCGCATGATCAACGTATTTAAGGATCCTAAACCCTTAAAGTTTTATAAAGGTACTGTTGTAAAGCTTGAAAATGATTCTTCTTATCAGAGAGTATTTGATAAAAATAAGTACACTGAATTCGCAGGAGTTATTATTGACATAAAGCCACAAGAACTTGCAATTCTTTATGATTCTGATATGTCTGATATTCAAGGATATTCCAAACTTTACACATATCAGGACCTTAACTATGAACTAAAAGACCGAATATCAATTGCAGATTTAGTCTACTTTGAAATATTTAGTATTGACTCTTCAATCGGATATTTTACTTTGGTTTTAAAGGAATTTATATGGACAAACTAGAATTTAAAATGGAATTGGAAATTGGGTGGTTTGGTGGTCGTGCAGGTATTGCTAAAATGCATGAAAAAGGGAGTAGCAATTTATCAGCAAGAAAACATTTAACCAAAATTGCTAGTAGTTCTGAGTTTAGAGAATATATTAATAATAGCTATATAAATTCTAAATTTAATATTAACCCTAAATCGGGAATGGAGGCTATTGGGCAAGCTTTTATAAGGTACTATGAAAATTATCTATCAGCACAAGTCACCCCAGCCTTAAAGGCTAATACAATCAAAAGTAAGTTTAAAAGGGATAGTAACACTGCAGCAATTCCACTTGTTGATACAGCCAAAATGTTATCAGAGATTACTTATAAGGTAACACTTGAATGATTTTAACTTTAGATATGGTATTAAATCATTTAACTCAAATATTTAAAGGGTTTAAGGCGCATGCAGCTGAAAATAATTTTGAGTGCGATATCATAAATACCTACAATCATCCATATCTTTCAAAAATCACAGCTGCTAGCTCAAATATAATAGCATTGAAATTTGATGGTACAGAAAATCTATTTGATCATAATTCTAGAGCCGGTGTATTTTATGAAAATGCTTTGGAATTTAGTATAAATTTTCAAATATATATTATTGCAATAGTGTTAAACGCCAAAGACTTTGACGCTAATTCACGCATGTTAATGCTTTATAGTATGCTTAGTGACTTTCTACACAATAAAGCTCATAAGTATACTTTGCTCAGTCTACAACCCGAATATATTAGTAAAATTAACTTTTACATTTATCCAATATCTAATATGCAAACAGTTGGGCTTATTAATTTAGGCACAAAATATAGCAACCATGCATACAGTGCATCTATAGCATTCAATGCTAGTGTAAAAGCAATTGAAATTTTAAAGGAGGAATACGAAATTGCCGCAAGATACAATTAGTGTAAGTTTTATTGACTCTAGGATTCAGACTAGCAGGCCTAATTATTACAATCCACTCTTGGCTTACAAAACAGCTAAAATTAAAGTTAACAAAGATGCTGCTAGCTATAAAATATTGAATTTAACCGTTAATAATTATGAAAAACAAATTGAAACTTTAGAAAAAGATAATGGAAATGGAGAAGATCAGTTTGGGAAAGAAAAAACACTGCTTAAAACTGCAATGTCAAATTTTTTCAATTCAAGCGAAGAATCGTTAAAATCAGCCGATCTTTTCATTTATAAGGATAAGCCTGAAGAGCTAAAAAATTATCTTAAAGTACATAGACACACTTTTGTTGTACTTATTAACACTGAGGGAGATGCGTCAGATGATGGACTTAAAATTTACAAAGATGACTATAATAAATTCAAAATGCCTTCAACTTTTTTTGTATTTTCGACTAAAGAACAAGAAATAAAAGAACTATTTAAAGATAAAGGCAATACTGAAAAAGAAAGAAATATTGCTGTTTACAGTAACAATAAAGACAATTTACACCTTAAATTTATAAGTCAATACTTGCATCAAGCAAGTATTTTCCATTCTGTAAATCCTTATGGTATGTCACTGGCTGCTACACCGCTTGTTGACGACACTGTAATTGGAAAGTTGCGAACTGCAAAAATTAACTTTTATTCACTTCTTAATGAAACTGGGCTTGATGGTGTACCCGCCTTTAAAGAAGGTGTCGATCTAGCTGGAAGCGCAATAGACGAACAGTTTACATATCACTATATAAAAAATGAAGCGATTATTGAGCTTATTAGAATTTGGAATAAAAACAATAGACAAAACAGCAAACTATCTGCACTACAACTTAGTGGCGCTAGAGACAATGCATATACTTCAGCAATTGAGTGTCTACTTAAAAGGTTTGTAGATAGAGGACTGATTATTGAGTATAAAAATTTAAGTCTTACTCTTTCTCCTACACCACAACTTAAATTAGAACTTAGTGTGAATATTACTTATAACTTTAGCATTAATGCTGTTGCTTTACTAATCACTACTCAAGATATAGTTGATTATCAAAACAGTTTAAGTGCTTAAAAGGGGGGCTAAAAAATGCAATTTTATGATTTAAGAGAAGTTTATTTTTCAATTGGTGGTACGCAATTACATAGTGGCAAGCTAGAGCTTACAAGTGAACCTACAACAAGAGCAGTAGTTAGTAGTGAAGACAAAGGTATGCCTGTAATAAGCTTAAGAGATCCCAAAACGATAACTTATGTTTTCAACATTGAAGTGACACTAGGTAGTCATGACTATAGATTGTTAACTGAACTTTCTGATGAACAGTTTTACAACATGAATGTTAGAAAAGAGGATAAAATGCTTAATTTAGCATTCAATGATAGAATTGCTACCAAAATTATTTCTAACTATGCGATTTTTACTGAAGAACCTTCAAGAAGTTATTCCGCTGAGGCCGAAAAAGTAACTTTTGAAATTAGGGCTATTAATTGCCAAAAAACTAAACCAAACAAATCTTAAAAGGAGAGTCTTATTATGATAATGAGATATAAAATGAAAATTTTAACTAAAAATAAAACTTATGAATATCCACTTAGAGTACTTCCAGTCTATGAATGGGATAAAGTGCTAGGATTTAATCAAAGTGACGCTGTTTTAAAGCTTAATGAGGTTAAATACTTAAGAGAAATCACAAGCTTAATGATAAGTCCAAAATTTTTAGACGAATTCTATGTGATTTTAGATCAAAATAGAGAATTTATTCCATATTACAAAGACTATCTTGTTGCAATAATTTACACTGCGCAATTCAACACTTTTCATATAGATAATGATCTAAAAACCCCCGCTTTAGTATATTTGAGTGAGTATGAAAATAATGTTGGTGATTTTGTTGCTTTTGACTATATTAATGAAAATTTTGATTATGAAAAAGTAGCCACTTCGCTTTCATCAATTACATCAAATTCTAATGAGCTGGTTGCTAAATGAACAAAATAAATAGAGATATTGATAAAGCTATTGCAAGTCTTAATGAGACTAGAAAAAAGTATTTTAACTTGCTTGACGAGATAAAGAATGATAAATACTTTTTCCCAGTAATTATGAATATTTGCTCATACAACTCGGTAAAGAAATTGCCTTATGATGAGCTTTTAGAGGTTAATAGGCTTGCTGATATTAAATTAGAAAAAGAATTGTATGAATTAATTCTATGCAAGTGAGGGCTTAGTGAGCGACAAATTCACCATTAAATTTAAGGGGATTCTTGATCATGCTGCCACAAAAAAGGCTATCGAACAAGATATTTCCAAAATGGAAAAATATCTTAAACCCAAAAAATCTAGTTTGGGGAGTACTAAAGATATTGTAAAAAATAATTTGTCGGACAAGAAAAAAGAACTTAGCAGGCAATCTAAATTTGAAAGCTTAAGAGAGCGTGTTGAAAAATATAGACTTACACAAACTAAAAAACTTATGAAACAGGGCATGGGCTTTGAAAAAGCTAGAAAAGAGGCTTTCAAAAGATCTTTAATGTCTGATAGAGACAAAAGAAGTCTTGAATATAAAGAACTTGCAAAAGAATCAAAAGCAAAAAGTAAAATGCTGGCGGCCTCTCAAGGGAAAGGGCTTGTTGCCAAAATTGCTATAGGTAGTGCCCTGGGAAATATCATTGACAATGCTATGAGTAAAGTTGGGGGCGGGCTTATTGGATTTTTGTATGGTTTTATGAAAAAATCGGTTGAAAATAAATCTAAACAAAATCAACTAGAACAACTCAATAGCGTGTTTTACAGTGAAAAAGAACGTAATAAGATTCGGGGCGCTCTTAAGGGAATGAAGGGATTTGAGCGCGATTTAGAAAAAGAAGATTTGCTACGAACAGCAAGTGTGCTTAAAGGTGATATAAGAGAATTAAAACTTAATGATAAAGAGGGAGAGAATGTATTAAATGCAACAAAACTAGCAGCTATACTTAGAAGCACGGGGCTTGTTGGTGATAACGAAAGTGCTGTTGAAGTTGTTTCAAAAATACTTAAAGGGGAACTTACAGAAGCTTTTAATATATTAAAACCTATCGACAAATTTGGAGAAAAATATTTAGAGGCTATAAAAGTCAAGTTGGAATTATTAACTAAAGAAGGGGGAAAACTAAAGTTAAGGCCACAGATAATTGAAGGCCTCATAAAAGATATATCATCTTTAAATATAATGGGTCATTCCGATAAACTCCAAAGAGGCAAAAGTGATTTAGCCAATATAGAGCAAGCTCTTGAAAAAGGAACTGCTAATGTTTTGATGCCATTGATTGGCAAAATTTCTGATATTCTTGAGAATATTATGAAGCTTAATTTTAAACAAATCCTACAAGATATCGTTGATGCCATAACAGGTGGTATAAGTGGTGCTATTGGCGGAATAAAAAACTTTGGCAGCTCAGTATATAATACTGCTAGTAATGTTTTGTACTACGCGAATCCTTTGAATTATTTTCCAGGATTTAGAAATAACAACAATAACACCGGAGGTGATGATATAGGAACATTTAAATAAAAGGGGAATTCTATGGATATTAACAATGGAAATATTAACAATAATAATATTGAAAATAAAAATAAAGGAATGTCCCAAGCAGAGGTCTCTCAAATAACAAGAGATGTAATAACCCAAATATTTGCTCTTTTTGGAGCAGATAATTTTTTAGTGTTATTTCCTAGAATGGATCTTAGAGGGTTTGGATATGTTCCTCAATTGTTTTTTATAAAACCAAAAACGGAGCTCATAACACGCACTTATAATACCAGTTGTTCCAAAAGACCGGTTATCAACTATTATGATAGAAAAGCGGAATATGTCAGCTACAACCCAGTAATGACTGGTGAAAATATTTCTTTAAACAGCGGTGTATTAACCTCACTATATAAAGAAATGATTTCACCACTTAAAATGACTGTTTTTGGCAATTCTATGCTACGTTTTGATGCTCATCTTGTAAAAGAACAGCTCGCCAATAGAATACAAGCGCAAGTTCCTTTTAGTATCTACAGCCCAACTTTTGGCCTAAAAGAATTAGCTGTAATTACAAGTCTCTCGTTTAAGGACACTCCTTTCATTGATGAAGTTGAAGTTAGTCTATCAATGGAAATAGTAAAAACATTCGCATTAGAAAAATATAAAGGATAAAAAATGCTATTACTACAATATGATTTTAAAATTGAATTTTACAAAGAAAAACAATCCTTAGAAGGGGATACAAGCACTGGGAATTCTTTAGTTGAAGAAACTCCTATTATAATAAATACACAACATGGAATTCATGTTGATATTACCATATCTAATGAGTTTTCAAATTATAATTTTGTAAAATCCAAACGAACAAAAATTGTACTTTGGAATTTGCCCTTAGACTTCACCAACGACATTGAAGTAGGAGATATAGTAAAAATACGCTATAAAAAATTTGCTCATGAAAAAAATTTTGATTTCATAATGTCAGGGTATTTAGGGACTCCTATGAGCACTGATTATCCTAGCGGGGATTTTAGTGTTGAGCTTGACGTTCGGTTAGCGGTTAGTAGCAACTTCTTTAATCGAAAATTAGAGAACAAAAACTTCAAGGGTAAGACGGTGCAAGAAGCAATAGAATCTGTATTTCCCAATCGCAATATACTTAATATGGACAAAGAAGCTCGTCTTAAAATTATTGACAAAGATATTTATGCCACAACACCAAAAGAGTTTGTTGAGAAAATAAAAGGGATATATATTCATGACGTAATAGCTGATGTTGGCAATGACAGCTTTGACGTTGAATGCAACTTTATATTTACTAATGATAGAACAATTGAAGCAGATGAAAATTACAAGGCTTTAGAAGATTATGGACTTGAATTCATACCACAACAAGAAATTGCTATTGAGGGTGAATACAATATAAGACGTGTATATTGGAACACGCAAACATTTTATACACATAAACTAAAAATTGGTGATAAAGTTTCATTTATTGATGGGCTAGGAAAAATGATAAAAAGCACCATAAAAGAAACAAGCGCAAGACTTAGCAACACAGGAGAATGCTCATTAATACTTAAATTAAAGGATAATTCTGATGGTTATGATTAAATGTAGAAAGCAAGGGGGTTCATAATGACTAAAGACTATAAAATTTACAGAATGAACCAGCGCCTTTATGGGCACGCATTAGCACAAGAGGACGTTAAAAATTGGATTTATTCAAACATTTTCATAATTAAAATTGGCATTGTAAAGGATTTTAACCAACAAACTCAAGAAGCTATTGTTACAATACCCGAATTTGAAGATTTAGAAATTCACACAAAAAATATCTCTAATATCAGCTTTGAGCTATCAAAAGGCGATAGCGTATTATTACTTCAATCAAGCGTTAATATTTTTGATAAAAAAAATGATATTCACTTTGACAAACATCATTTTTACATACTTAGTGCAATTAGCCCGAAGACATTAAATTTAATCTCTGATACTGTTAAAATTAAAGCAAACAATAACATTGAAATAGCTAACCAAACAACTAGCTTAAAAACAATTCTAAAGAGTATTGTAAGTGCTATTGAGGGTTTGAAAATCACATTAGATCTAACCACCAAAGCCCCCACAATAGACTTGACAACCTTAATACCGACAACCGCTAAAATTAATTCTGATATTAATAGTTTGTTTAAGTAATTTTTGCTAAATATGGTATAATTACTAGTATGGATTTAAGATTAGGAAATAATTTGGAATTGGTATTTAATAAC
It encodes:
- a CDS encoding DUF792 family protein — protein: MDINNGNINNNNIENKNKGMSQAEVSQITRDVITQIFALFGADNFLVLFPRMDLRGFGYVPQLFFIKPKTELITRTYNTSCSKRPVINYYDRKAEYVSYNPVMTGENISLNSGVLTSLYKEMISPLKMTVFGNSMLRFDAHLVKEQLANRIQAQVPFSIYSPTFGLKELAVITSLSFKDTPFIDEVEVSLSMEIVKTFALEKYKG
- a CDS encoding DUF693 family protein produces the protein MLLLQYDFKIEFYKEKQSLEGDTSTGNSLVEETPIIINTQHGIHVDITISNEFSNYNFVKSKRTKIVLWNLPLDFTNDIEVGDIVKIRYKKFAHEKNFDFIMSGYLGTPMSTDYPSGDFSVELDVRLAVSSNFFNRKLENKNFKGKTVQEAIESVFPNRNILNMDKEARLKIIDKDIYATTPKEFVEKIKGIYIHDVIADVGNDSFDVECNFIFTNDRTIEADENYKALEDYGLEFIPQQEIAIEGEYNIRRVYWNTQTFYTHKLKIGDKVSFIDGLGKMIKSTIKETSARLSNTGECSLILKLKDNSDGYD
- a CDS encoding DUF777 family protein, whose translation is MTKDYKIYRMNQRLYGHALAQEDVKNWIYSNIFIIKIGIVKDFNQQTQEAIVTIPEFEDLEIHTKNISNISFELSKGDSVLLLQSSVNIFDKKNDIHFDKHHFYILSAISPKTLNLISDTVKIKANNNIEIANQTTSLKTILKSIVSAIEGLKITLDLTTKAPTIDLTTLIPTTAKINSDINSLFK